A single genomic interval of Peromyscus leucopus breed LL Stock chromosome 7, UCI_PerLeu_2.1, whole genome shotgun sequence harbors:
- the Stt3a gene encoding dolichyl-diphosphooligosaccharide--protein glycosyltransferase subunit STT3A produces MTKLGFLRLSYEKQDTLLKLLILSMAAVLSFSTRLFAVLRFESVIHEFDPYFNYRTTRFLAEEGFYKFHNWFDDRAWYPLGRIIGGTIYPGLMITSAAIYHVLHFFHITIDIRNVCVFLAPLFSSFTTIVTYHLTKELKDAGAGLLAAAMIAVVPGYISRSVAGSYDNEGIAIFCMLLTYYMWIKAVKTGSIYWAAKCALAYFYMVSSWGGYVFLINLIPLHVLVLMLTGRFSHRIYVAYCTVYCLGTILSMQISFVGFQPVLSSEHMAAFGVFGLCQIHAFVDYLRSKLNPQQFEVLFRSVISLVGFVLLTVGALLMLTGKISPWTGRFYSLLDPSYAKNNIPIIASVSEHQPTTWSSYYFDLQLLVFMFPVGLYYCFSNLSDARIFIIMYGVTSMYFSAVMVRLMLVLAPVMCILSGIGVSQVLSTYMKNLDISRPDKKSKKQQDSTYPIKNEVASGMILVMAFFLITYTFHSTWVTSEAYSSPSIVLSARGGDGSRIIFDDFREAYYWLRHNTPEDAKVMSWWDYGYQITAMANRTILVDNNTWNNTHISRVGQAMASTEEKAYEIMRELDVSYVLVIFGGLTGYSSDDINKFLWMVRIGGSTDTGRHIKENDYYTPTGEFRVDREGSPVLLNCLMYKMCYYRFGQVYTEAKRPPGFDRVRNAEIGNKDFELDVLEEAYTTEHWLVRIYKVKDLDNRGLSRT; encoded by the exons ATGACTAAGCTTGGATTTTTGCGGTTGTCCTATGAGAAGCAGGACACACTTCTGAAGCTTCTCATCCTGTCGATGGCTGCTGTGTTAT CATTTTCTACTCGTCTCTTTGCTGTCCTGAGATTTGAAAGTGTTATCCATGAGTTTGATCC gTATTTTAATTATCGGACTACCCGGTTTCTGGCTGAGGAGGGGTTTTATAAATTCCATAACTGGTTTGATGACCGGGCCTGGTACCCTTTGGGCCGAATCATTGGAGGAACAATTTACCCAG GCTTAATGATCACCTCTGCTGCAATCTACCACGTACTGCATTTTTTCCATATCACCATTGACATTAggaatgtctgtgttttcctggctcctctcttctcctcctttacCACCATCGTTACATACCATCTTACCAAAGAGCTCAAG GATGCAGGAGCTGGTCTTCTTGCTGCTGCCATGATTGCTGTAGTTCCTGGGTATATTTCTCGGTCTGTAGCTGGCTCTTATGACAACGAAG GAATTGCTATCTTTTGCATGCTGCTTACTTATTACATGTGGATCAAGGCAGTGAAGACTGGTTCCATCTACTGGGCTGCCAAGTGTGCCCTTGCTTATTTCTACATG GTCTCTTCATGGGGAGGTTATGTGTTCCTGATCAACTTGATTCCTCTTCATGTCCTGGTGCTAATGTTAACAGGCCGTTTTTCTCATCGGATCTACGTAGCCTACTGTACTGTTTATTGCCTGGGTACCATTCTTTCTATGCAGATCTCCTTTGTGGGCTTCCAG CCTGTCCTTTCATCAGAACACATGGCAGCCTTTGGAGTGTTTGGTCTCTGTCAGATCCATGCCTTCGTAGATTATCTGCGCAGCAAGTTGAATCCACAGCAATTTGAAGTTCTTTTCCGAAGTGTTATCTCACTGGTTGGCTTTGTCCTCCTCACCGTGGGAGCACTCCTCATGCTGACAG GAAAAATTTCTCCCTGGACAGGGCGTTTCTACTCTCTGCTGGATCCTTCTTACGCTAAGAACAACATCCCCATCATTGCGTCTGTGTCTGAGCACCAGCCCACAACCTGGTCCTCCTACTATTTTGATCTGCAGCTTCTCGTCTTTATGTTCCCAG TTGGCCTCTATTACTGCTTTAGTAACCTGTCTGATGCTCGGATTTTTATCATCATGTATGGTGTGACCAGCATGTACTTTTCAGCTGTAATG GTGCGTCTAATGCTGGTGTTGGCACCTGTTATGTGCATTCTTTCTGGCATTGGTGTCTCCCAGGTGCTGTCCACATACATGAAGAATCTGGATATAAGTCGCCCAGACAAGAAGAGCAAGAAGCAACAGGATTCTACTTACCCTATTAAGAATGAG GTGGCAAGTGGAATGATACTGGTCATGGCTTTTTTTCTTATCACCTACACTTTTCATTCAACTTGGGTAACCAGTGAAGCCTACTCTTCTCCTTCTATTGTACTGTCGGCCCGTGGTGGGGATGGCAGTAGGATCATTTTTGATGACTTCCGAGAAGCATATTATTGGCTTCGTCACAATACACCAGAG gATGCAAAGGTCATGTCATGGTGGGATTATGGCTACCAAATTACTGCAATGGCAAATCGGACAATTTTAGTGGATAATAACACATGGAATAATACTCATATTTCTCGAGTAGGGCAG GCAATGGCATCCACAGAAGAAAAAGCCTATGAAATCATGAGGGAGCTGGATGTCAGCTATGTGCTTGTCATTTTTGGAGGCCTTACAGGGTATTCCTCTGATG ATATCAACAAGTTTCTTTGGATGGTCCGGATTGGAGGAAGCACAGATACAGGAAGACATATCAAGGAGAATGACTACTATACTCCAACTGGGGAATTCCGTGTGGATCGTGAGGGGTCTCCAGTGCTGCTCAACTGCCTTATGTACAAAATGTGTTACTACCGCTTTGGGCAGGTCTACACAGAAGCCA AGCGTCCGCCAGGCTTTGACCGTGTTCGAAATGCTGAGATCGGTAATAAAGACTTTGAGCTTGATGTCCTGGAGGAAGCATATACCACAGAACATTGGCTGGTCAGGATATACAAG GTAAAGGACCTGGATAATCGAGGCTTGTCAAGGACATAA